DNA from Candidatus Dormiibacterota bacterium:
TACGAGGCGAAGACCGGCGGCCGCGTGATCCCCGTCATCCTCCTCGAGCGGGCCGGCTGACCGCCCCTCAGGAGACCGCGCCGTCCTCGGCGCGCAGCGCCACCACGAAGGCGAGCCGCTCCGCCACCTCGGCGCGGGGGCCGTAGCAGGTGACCCACCCGCGCTCGAGGATGCCGGCGTGCTGGCCGTGGACCAGGGCGGCCCGGGCCGACTGCACCAGCACCAGCCAGGTCACCTCTCCGAAGGCGGCGCGAGCGCGGTCGAGGTCGGCCCAGAGGTCGGCGCGCGCGAGGTCCCAGACCACCGCCTGCTTCCCCGCGGCGAGCATCTGGGCGAGCGCCACCAGCTGCCGGCCGCGGAGCGGCACGTGGGCGGGGTGGAGGCCGAGCAGCCGGTCCTCGATGCCGAGGGCCTCGACCACCTCCTCGGCGCGGCGGCGCCGCCCCCGGGGCGCGGCGCGCTCGCCGAGCCGGATGTTCGCCCCGCACTCCAGGCCCGACTGCAGCACCGGGGGGTCGAGGATCGCGCCGAGCGCCGAGCGGGGCGGCGGCGACCCGGCGGCGAGGTCGTGCTCGTCCTCACCGATGCGCACCCGGCCGCGGCCGGGCTCGAGCCCCATCAGCGCGCGCACCAGCCGGCTCTTGCCGGCGCCCTCCCGGCCGGCCAGCACCGCGGTCTCACCGGGCGGCACGCTCAGGGTGGCGCCGTGACCGGCGAGGTCCGCCGGGGCGACTCCGTCGAGGG
Protein-coding regions in this window:
- a CDS encoding ATP-binding cassette domain-containing protein, with protein sequence MAVVGLALDGVAPADLAGHGATLSVPPGETAVLAGREGAGKSRLVRALMGLEPGRGRVRIGEDEHDLAAGSPPPRSALGAILDPPVLQSGLECGANIRLGERAAPRGRRRRAEEVVEALGIEDRLLGLHPAHVPLRGRQLVALAQMLAAGKQAVVWDLARADLWADLDRARAAFGEVTWLVLVQSARAALVHGQHAGILERGWVTCYGPRAEVAERLAFVVALRAEDGAVS